A DNA window from Allokutzneria albata contains the following coding sequences:
- a CDS encoding sugar phosphate isomerase/epimerase family protein encodes MIIPGLVSVTFRHLDVPRVVELVTEAGLSAVEWGGDVHVPSGDVETAELVRAQCASAGITVAGYGSYYRAGASDPSEVERALRTAVALGAPRVRVWAGTWGSGQIAPAKREEVVSALRLCALAAADEGIEVALEFHRNTLTDTLESTKRLLAEIDMPNVTSYWQPRGAQDTEEAVDEVRALLPNLPTVHVFSWGAGWGDNRLPLGERADLWEAVLPELAADGVDRYALLEFVPDDHPAAFRRDAGTLLGWLDRLR; translated from the coding sequence GTGATCATTCCCGGCCTGGTGTCGGTCACCTTCCGGCACCTGGACGTGCCCAGGGTCGTCGAGCTGGTCACCGAGGCGGGTCTGTCCGCCGTGGAGTGGGGCGGCGACGTGCACGTGCCCTCCGGCGACGTGGAGACCGCGGAGCTGGTGCGGGCCCAGTGCGCGAGCGCGGGCATCACCGTCGCCGGGTACGGCTCCTACTACCGCGCCGGCGCCTCCGACCCGTCCGAGGTGGAGCGCGCGCTGCGCACGGCGGTCGCGCTCGGCGCGCCGAGGGTGCGGGTCTGGGCGGGCACCTGGGGCTCCGGGCAGATCGCGCCCGCCAAGCGCGAGGAGGTCGTCTCCGCGCTGCGGCTGTGCGCGCTGGCCGCCGCCGACGAGGGCATCGAGGTCGCGCTGGAGTTCCACCGCAACACGCTCACCGACACCCTGGAGTCCACCAAGCGGCTGCTCGCCGAGATCGACATGCCCAACGTGACCTCCTACTGGCAGCCGCGCGGCGCCCAGGACACCGAGGAGGCCGTCGACGAGGTCCGCGCGCTGCTGCCGAACCTGCCCACGGTGCACGTGTTCTCGTGGGGGGCGGGCTGGGGCGACAACCGGCTCCCGCTCGGCGAGCGCGCCGACCTGTGGGAGGCGGTGCTGCCGGAGCTCGCCGCGGACGGGGTGGACCGGTACGCGCTCCTGGAGTTCGTCCCCGACGACCACCCCGCCGCGTTCCGCCGCG